GCGCCGGCAATGTCCCAGTCTTGTGAACCCCGGCGCGCCACTGCCGCGTCGAGCTTGCCCGTGGCCACCTGCACCAGCCGATAGGCCAATGAAGGATAGGCGGGACCGCGCGTATAATGAAGTCCCGCCGCCTGCATTTCCTGATGCACGGCGCCCGGCGCCGGAATGAGCGGCGGTGCGCCGGCGCGCCTGGTCCGCACCAGAGGCTGGCCGTTGAGGCGCGCGCCGCCGCCTCGATAGGCATCATACATTTCGTCCCGGGCCGGAGCATAGACCACTCCGGCCACCGGTACGCCGTTTTCGACCACTGCCAGCGAGATGGTCCAATAGTCCTCGCCGCGCAGAAAGGCCCGGGTGCCGTCTATGGGGTCCACCACGAAAACCCGCTCGCAATCGAGCCGGCTCGGATTGTCCACCGTTTCCTCGCTGAGCCAGCCATAGCTGGGCCGGGCCTGCAACAGGCTGGCGGCGAGGAAGCGGTCCACGACAATGTCGGCTTCGCTGACCGGAGAGGAATTCTCCTTGGTCCAGGACTTCACATCCTTGCGGAAATAGCTCGAGGCGATGATGCCCGCTGCCACCGCGGTGGAGCGAAGCAATTCCAGGTCATCGGAAAAAGGTGGGGCGAATGCCGGCATGGTGGGGCTTTTAGGCTTGGCGCGGCATTTGGACAAGTGCCACGCCGCCTCGGGCCATCCCTGCCGGCAATTGTGAAGGTAAACAGGCTGCCAAGCGATGGGGTTAACCGGTTCTGACTAGGTGCAATACCCTGCTAACCCTCTCCAAAAACAACATAAACTTAACCGAACCGATTAAGGGGGCAGGTAAGGGGACGCGTTAGATTGGCCTCACAAACGAAGAGCGAAAAAGCTGCTCTCGAAGTTACAGGAAGGCATCTAAAATGGTTCATGGCGTTGCGATGGAAGGCTCATCGGTGGTTCTGGCCTTCGGCCGCCCCGCTCTTGCCGAGCGGCGGTTTGTGGCTGCCAACGACAATGGCCCCAAGGATCCGGTGAAGACCGTCACCGTCCGCAAGCAGCTCGAACAGAGCGGCGTGGCGGTCAAGATCAAGATCCCGGTCACCGAATTCATCGGCGTCGCCGTCGCCACCAGCATTTCGGAAGACGGTTTGCTCACCAGCGCCATCGAACTGGTCCATTCCGATGCCGAATTGAACTACAAAGTGTTCGAGGAAGAAGGCAACCACAACGTCGTGGCCGAATGGCAGAACTGGGGCAAGAAGCTCCGGCTGCCGCTGTTCATCAAGGCTGGCGACGGGTCCTATCTGCCCTATGGACAGCAGGTCGATGGCGTCATGCTGGGCAGTCCGACCCCACGCCGCAAACTCGCCGCCGAGGCCGCGCGCCGTCCGCGTTTTCTCAATCGCCGCAAGCCGGGCCAGGCTGAAACCAATTAATCCATTGCCTCAAAAGCAAGCCAAAAGGGTCAGCCGGTGGTGCGGCTGGCCCTTTCGGCTTTGGACACCGGAAATATCCTACAGAAATTTCACGCCGATTTCGCCGTCATGGTGCCAGGTCATTTCGCACTCAAACCGGCGCCCGTCATCGAGGGCGAGCTGGAAGCGCTGCGGGATGCCGACCAGGCTGGCCACCAGCAGCTTGGCGCCGCCATCGGATATGTTGCGGATGGTGCAGTCGAAGGTCGAGAAGCCGTCGTTGAAAACGATCTTGCCGCCCTTGAGGGTGCGCTGCCGTCGTGAGCCTCTATTGTCTTCGGTCATCTGGTCCTGCCGGATCGGGTCAGGGAAGGGCGGCGAAACCTTCGGCGAAGCCGTCAAGCGAAACGGGGATGCCGATGCCTTCCTCAGGCGTTTTGAAAACAATGAAA
This genomic stretch from Devosia sp. YIM 151766 harbors:
- a CDS encoding PilZ domain-containing protein — its product is MTEDNRGSRRQRTLKGGKIVFNDGFSTFDCTIRNISDGGAKLLVASLVGIPQRFQLALDDGRRFECEMTWHHDGEIGVKFL
- a CDS encoding 3'(2'),5'-bisphosphate nucleotidase CysQ, whose amino-acid sequence is MPAFAPPFSDDLELLRSTAVAAGIIASSYFRKDVKSWTKENSSPVSEADIVVDRFLAASLLQARPSYGWLSEETVDNPSRLDCERVFVVDPIDGTRAFLRGEDYWTISLAVVENGVPVAGVVYAPARDEMYDAYRGGGARLNGQPLVRTRRAGAPPLIPAPGAVHQEMQAAGLHYTRGPAYPSLAYRLVQVATGKLDAAVARRGSQDWDIAGAATILAESGLDFADVCVGFPQFNRRDVRHGALAALSDMSLKPLVHAALLKVYGCPPETGATTTNEMPDP
- a CDS encoding DUF6101 family protein — translated: MVHGVAMEGSSVVLAFGRPALAERRFVAANDNGPKDPVKTVTVRKQLEQSGVAVKIKIPVTEFIGVAVATSISEDGLLTSAIELVHSDAELNYKVFEEEGNHNVVAEWQNWGKKLRLPLFIKAGDGSYLPYGQQVDGVMLGSPTPRRKLAAEAARRPRFLNRRKPGQAETN